Proteins from one bacterium genomic window:
- the folP gene encoding dihydropteroate synthase, with translation MSNRPSLVAIVNITEDSFSDGGRYLEADAAIAHARALADDGADWIELGPASSNPDAGLVPPLEQIRRLEPVVAALASGPLPLSVDATRPEVLDWALDRGVGMVNDVRGFPDEATRERVGASAALVVVVHSLLGEERATRKAATPEQVLDSIDRFFDRRLEELVRAGVDEARLIVDPGMGFFLGSDPRSSVAVLQAIPRLRARFGRPVFISVSRKSFLRAITGRDVDSVGAATLAAELHAARAGADYLRTHDVGALRDALTVEAALDAKD, from the coding sequence GTGTCGAACCGTCCTTCTCTCGTAGCGATCGTGAACATCACCGAGGACTCCTTCTCGGACGGCGGCCGTTACCTCGAGGCGGACGCTGCGATCGCCCACGCGCGCGCCCTCGCCGACGACGGCGCCGACTGGATCGAGCTCGGACCGGCCTCCAGCAACCCGGACGCGGGCCTCGTGCCTCCCCTGGAACAGATCCGCCGACTCGAGCCCGTCGTCGCCGCGCTGGCGTCCGGTCCGCTCCCGCTCTCGGTCGATGCGACTCGGCCGGAGGTGCTCGACTGGGCCCTCGACCGAGGCGTCGGAATGGTCAACGACGTGCGCGGCTTCCCGGACGAGGCGACCCGGGAGCGGGTGGGGGCGAGCGCCGCCCTCGTCGTCGTCGTCCATTCCCTGCTGGGGGAAGAGCGCGCGACGCGGAAAGCCGCGACCCCGGAGCAGGTCCTCGATTCGATCGATCGCTTCTTCGATCGGCGTCTGGAGGAGCTGGTCCGCGCGGGCGTCGACGAGGCGCGACTGATCGTCGATCCCGGGATGGGCTTCTTCCTGGGGAGCGACCCGCGCTCGTCGGTCGCCGTCCTCCAGGCGATCCCGCGGCTGCGCGCGCGCTTCGGAAGGCCCGTCTTCATCTCGGTCTCGCGCAAGTCGTTCCTGCGCGCGATCACGGGACGCGACGTCGACTCGGTCGGCGCGGCGACCCTCGCCGCGGAGCTCCATGCGGCGCGCGCCGGTGCGGACTATCTCCGGACCCACGACGTGGGCGCGCTGCGCGATGCGCTCACGGTCGAGGCGGCGCTCGACGCGAAGGACTAG
- a CDS encoding DoxX family protein, which yields MDFLNPFRPQLYAILRIVTGFLFLWHGSQKLFGWPGGAPEGAPAFIIYVAGPIELLGGLLLIAGFLVRPAAFLCSGLMAFAYWLGHGTNAVLPLMNGGELSMLYCFLFLFIAAEGAGIWSVDGTRNAA from the coding sequence TTGGACTTCCTGAACCCCTTCCGTCCCCAGCTCTACGCGATCCTCCGGATCGTCACCGGCTTCCTCTTCCTCTGGCACGGCAGCCAGAAGCTCTTCGGCTGGCCCGGGGGTGCGCCCGAAGGCGCGCCGGCCTTCATCATCTACGTGGCCGGCCCCATCGAGCTGCTCGGCGGACTGCTCCTGATCGCCGGTTTCCTCGTCCGGCCCGCGGCTTTCCTGTGCAGTGGATTGATGGCCTTCGCCTACTGGCTGGGCCACGGGACGAATGCCGTCCTTCCGCTCATGAACGGCGGTGAGCTCTCCATGCTCTACTGCTTCCTCTTCCTGTTCATCGCCGCCGAAGGCGCCGGCATCTGGTCCGTCGACGGCACCCGGAACGCGGCGTGA
- a CDS encoding SDR family NAD(P)-dependent oxidoreductase — MQDFQGKVAVVTGAASGIGLGVTERFVEEGMKVVMADVEKGSLDREVARLSEAGGDVLGVICDVRDPQSVQDLADRTLEHYGAVHVVFNNAGVAPGGPMLETTPEDWKWIVDVNVLGVAYGVTTFGPIMKEAGEGHIINTASEAGHVSSAVLGMYTATKHAVVGLSESLYRELEGTGVSVHCLCPNLVNTGIFHSERNRDDGAEMTAAQTATMAPLREAITEMGITPAQVAGDIVEAMKQDKFWIFTHDITKQGLKVRYEDIAADRNPTNPYASVEGLEEITKLS; from the coding sequence ATGCAGGATTTCCAGGGCAAGGTCGCGGTCGTGACCGGCGCGGCGAGCGGGATCGGGCTCGGTGTGACCGAGCGCTTCGTCGAAGAGGGGATGAAGGTCGTGATGGCCGATGTCGAGAAGGGAAGCCTCGATCGCGAGGTCGCCCGTCTCTCAGAGGCCGGTGGCGACGTCCTCGGCGTGATCTGCGACGTGCGCGATCCGCAGTCGGTGCAGGATCTGGCGGACCGGACCCTCGAACACTACGGCGCGGTCCACGTGGTCTTCAACAACGCGGGGGTCGCGCCGGGTGGACCGATGCTCGAGACGACACCCGAGGACTGGAAGTGGATCGTCGACGTGAACGTCCTCGGCGTGGCCTACGGCGTGACGACCTTCGGTCCGATCATGAAGGAAGCCGGCGAGGGGCACATCATCAACACGGCGAGCGAAGCGGGTCACGTCTCGAGCGCCGTGCTCGGCATGTACACGGCGACCAAGCACGCGGTCGTCGGACTCTCGGAGTCCCTCTATCGCGAGCTCGAGGGGACCGGCGTCTCCGTCCACTGTCTCTGTCCGAATCTCGTGAACACCGGGATCTTCCACTCCGAGCGCAACCGGGACGACGGCGCCGAGATGACCGCGGCACAGACGGCGACGATGGCGCCGCTCCGCGAAGCGATCACCGAGATGGGGATCACGCCGGCGCAGGTCGCGGGGGACATCGTCGAGGCGATGAAGCAGGACAAGTTCTGGATCTTCACCCACGACATCACGAAGCAGGGACTGAAGGTCCGCTACGAGGACATCGCGGCGGACCGCAACCCGACCAACCCCTACGCGAGCGTCGAAGGTCTCGAGGAGATCACGAAGCTTTCCTGA
- a CDS encoding SDR family oxidoreductase — MSILDRFRIDDKVALVTGAGRGIGRATALALAENGADVALAARSEDQLEAVAEEVRKLGRKALVVPTNAAKTENLEAFALRAVDEFGRIDIVINNVGGSMPKDFMSTSEKDFEGAFHFNVTTAFALTKAAVPHMQERGGSIVNISSSIGQMTGKGFTAYGTAKGAMTHFTKLLAEDLAPKIRVNAIAVGSTATSALETVLTNDAVHNAMVEATPLKRLGEPEDMALGALYLASPASAFVTGSVLSIHGGITSANLDLGMAGL; from the coding sequence ATGTCCATCCTCGACCGCTTTCGAATCGACGACAAAGTTGCCCTCGTGACCGGCGCCGGTCGCGGCATCGGCCGCGCCACCGCCCTCGCCCTCGCCGAGAACGGCGCCGACGTGGCCCTCGCCGCCCGGAGCGAAGACCAGCTCGAAGCGGTCGCCGAGGAAGTCCGCAAGCTCGGCCGGAAGGCGCTGGTCGTCCCGACCAACGCCGCGAAGACCGAGAACCTCGAAGCCTTCGCCCTGAGAGCGGTGGACGAGTTCGGTCGGATCGACATCGTGATCAACAACGTGGGCGGTTCGATGCCGAAGGACTTCATGTCGACTTCGGAGAAGGATTTCGAAGGCGCGTTCCACTTCAACGTGACGACCGCGTTCGCGCTGACGAAGGCGGCGGTCCCGCACATGCAGGAGCGCGGCGGATCGATCGTGAACATCTCGTCGTCGATCGGCCAGATGACCGGCAAGGGCTTCACCGCCTACGGCACGGCGAAGGGCGCGATGACCCACTTCACGAAGCTCCTCGCCGAGGATCTCGCGCCGAAGATCCGGGTGAACGCGATCGCCGTAGGCTCGACGGCGACCTCGGCGCTCGAGACCGTGCTGACCAACGACGCGGTCCACAACGCGATGGTCGAAGCGACGCCCCTCAAGCGACTCGGCGAGCCCGAGGACATGGCGCTCGGCGCGCTCTACCTGGCGTCCCCGGCGAGCGCCTTCGTGACCGGCTCCGTCCTGTCGATCCACGGCGGCATCACGAGCGCGAACCTCGACCTCGGGATGGCAGGGCTCTAG
- a CDS encoding phosphotransferase, which produces MRVELDEERRRALPEAWERAFAWAEKRLGGRVVAWESQPRWRPACFFELEKDGEILPLYWRGARGEFHTSTKPLVREGAVIDVFERHGVPVPHSYGVCEDPPGLLLEKIPGRISLDRANDEVHRAKVLDEYLGALAKIHAIPIEEFEAIGYRRPADGETSCMGETLGFERSYRAGKTAPDPMIEFQLAWCKRNVPRDRDALSFLVCDSGQFMFDDAGLTGLLDFELGYIGDYAADLAGFRTRDLTEPFVTPLGDVMRRYGELSGREVDLRVVDFHTVRFALLNPLSVAHQVTNPVPSANYVQYLGWYVCYGRCGLEVMADMTGTELDPPSLPDERPSRRSAAIGQLIDLLDPEAAGDDGEAAYERDRMQRSAVYLDRSDRYGAALESDDLDDAAELLGRRPSTWQEADADLEALVLESGPERDAEFMRFFHRRLAREESLLHPVLREQQDAKLPPLR; this is translated from the coding sequence ATGAGAGTGGAACTCGACGAAGAACGACGCAGGGCCCTGCCGGAGGCTTGGGAGCGCGCTTTCGCCTGGGCCGAGAAACGACTCGGAGGCCGGGTCGTCGCGTGGGAATCCCAGCCGCGATGGCGCCCCGCCTGCTTCTTCGAGCTCGAGAAGGACGGCGAGATCCTTCCCCTCTATTGGCGCGGCGCGCGCGGCGAGTTCCATACGAGCACGAAGCCCCTCGTCCGGGAAGGCGCCGTCATCGACGTGTTCGAGCGCCACGGAGTTCCCGTGCCGCATTCCTACGGCGTCTGCGAGGACCCGCCGGGCTTGCTGCTCGAGAAGATCCCGGGTCGCATCAGTCTCGACCGCGCCAACGACGAGGTCCATCGCGCGAAGGTCCTCGATGAATACCTCGGCGCCCTCGCGAAGATCCACGCGATTCCGATCGAGGAGTTCGAGGCGATCGGATATCGCCGGCCGGCGGACGGCGAGACGAGCTGCATGGGGGAGACGCTGGGCTTCGAGCGGAGCTATCGCGCGGGGAAGACGGCCCCGGATCCGATGATCGAGTTCCAGCTCGCCTGGTGCAAACGAAACGTGCCGAGGGATCGCGACGCGCTGTCGTTCCTCGTTTGCGACTCGGGTCAGTTCATGTTCGACGACGCGGGGCTCACGGGGCTGCTCGACTTCGAGCTGGGCTACATCGGCGACTACGCCGCGGACCTCGCCGGCTTCCGGACCCGCGACCTGACGGAGCCCTTCGTGACGCCGCTCGGCGACGTGATGCGCCGCTACGGCGAGCTCAGCGGACGCGAAGTCGACCTGCGCGTCGTCGACTTCCACACGGTCCGCTTCGCCCTCCTCAATCCGTTGTCGGTCGCCCACCAGGTCACGAATCCGGTTCCGAGCGCCAACTACGTCCAGTATCTCGGGTGGTACGTCTGCTACGGGCGCTGCGGGCTCGAAGTGATGGCGGACATGACCGGGACCGAGCTCGACCCGCCGTCCCTCCCCGACGAGCGGCCGTCACGGAGGAGCGCCGCGATCGGGCAGCTGATCGACCTCCTCGATCCGGAGGCGGCCGGCGACGACGGGGAGGCCGCCTACGAGCGGGACCGGATGCAACGCAGTGCGGTCTATCTCGACCGCTCGGATCGCTACGGCGCGGCCCTCGAGTCCGACGACCTCGACGACGCGGCCGAGCTGCTCGGCCGTCGACCGTCGACCTGGCAGGAGGCGGACGCCGACCTCGAGGCGCTCGTCCTCGAGTCCGGGCCCGAGCGGGACGCCGAGTTCATGCGGTTCTTCCATCGCCGGCTCGCGCGGGAGGAGTCACTTCTGCACCCGGTGCTCCGGGAGCAGCAGGACGCGAAGTTGCCGCCGCTTCGGTAG